One Vicugna pacos chromosome 12, VicPac4, whole genome shotgun sequence genomic window carries:
- the IRAK4 gene encoding interleukin-1 receptor-associated kinase 4 isoform X1: MSKPITASTYVRCLNVGLIRKLSDFIDPQEGWKKLAVAIKKPSGDERYNQFHIRRFEALLQTGKSPTCELLFDWGTTNCTVGDLVDLLIQNEFFAPASLLLPDAIPKTVNTLPPKETVTVQQKQMPPYGKDRTSVIPDQNHEQKYMPPDSSSPENRSLEISDTRFHNFSFYELKDVTNNFDERPVSVGGNKMGEGGFGVVYKGLVNNRTVAVKKLAAMVDISTEELKQQFDQEIKVMAKCQHENLVELLGFSSDGDDLCLVYVYMPNGSLLDRLSCLDGTPPLSWHMRCKIAQGAANGLSFLHENHHIHRDIKSANILLDEDFTAKISDFGLARASEKFAQTVMTSRIVGTTAYMAPEALRGEITPKSDIYSFGVVLLEIITGLPAVDEHREPQLLLDIKEEIEDEEKTIEDYIDKKMNDIDCTSIETVYSVASQCLHEKKNKRPDIKKVQQLLQETTA, from the exons ATGAGCAAACCCATAACAGCATCAACATATGTGCGCTGCCTCAATGTTGGACTAATTAGGAAGCTGTCAGATTTTATTGATCCCCAAGAAGGATGGAAGAAGTTAGCAGTAGCTATTAAAAAACCATCTGGTGATGAGAGATACAACCAGTTTCACATAAG GAGATTTGAAGCCTTACTTCAAACTGGAAAAAGTCCCACTTGTGAATTACTGTTTGACTGGGGCACCACAAATTGCACAGTTGGTGATCTTGTGGATCTTTTGATACAGAATGAGTTTTTTGCCCCTGCAAGTCTTTTGCTACCAG ATGCTATTCCCAAAACAGTTAATACACTGCCTCCTAAAGAAACTGTAACCGTTCAGCAGAAACAGATGCCACCCTATGGCAAAGACAGGACATCTGTGATACCTGATCAGAATCATGAACAGAAGTATATGCCACCGGACTCCTCAAGTCCAGAGAATAGAAGTTTAGAAATTAGTGATACAC GTTttcacaatttttcattttatgaattgAAGGATGTCACGAATAACTTTGATGAGCGGCCCGTCTCTGTCGGTGGTAACAAAATGGGAGAAGGAGGATTTGGGGTTGTGTATAAAGGCCTTGTGAACAACAGGACCGTAGCAGTGAAGAAGCTTGCAGCG atggtTGACATTAGCACAGAAGAACTGAAACAACAGTTTgatcaagaaataaaagtaatggCAAA GTGTCAACATGAAAACTTAGTAGAACTACTTGGTTTCTCAAGCGATGGAGATGACCTCTGCTTAGTCTATGTTTACATGCCCAACGGTTCATTGCTGGACAGACTGTCTTGCTTG GATGGTACTCCGCCACTCTCTTGGCACATGAGATGCAAGATTGCTCAGGGTGCAGCTAATGGCCTCAGTTTTTTACATGAAAACCATCATATTCATAGAGATATTAAAAG TGCAAATATCTTACTAGATGAAGACTTTACAGCCAAAATATCTGACTTTGGGCTTGCACGGGCTTCTGAGAAATTTGCCCAGACAGTCATGACCAGCAGAATCGTAGGGACAACAGCTTACATGGCACCTGAAGCTTTGCGGGGAGAAATAACGCCCAAATCTGACATCTACAGCTTTGGTGTG GTTTTGTTGGAAATAATAACTGGACTTCCAGCTGTGGATGAACACCGTGAACCTCAGTTATTG ctagatattaaagaagaaattgaagatgaggAAAAGACCATTGAAGATTACATTGATAAGAAGATGAATGACATTGACTGCACTTCCATTGAAACTGTGTACTCTGTTGCCAGTCAGTGTttgcatgaaaagaaaaacaagagaccCGACATTAAGAAG gttCAACAGCTGCTGCAGGAAACAACAGCTTAA
- the IRAK4 gene encoding interleukin-1 receptor-associated kinase 4 isoform X2: protein MSKPITASTYVRCLNVGLIRKLSDFIDPQEGWKKLAVAIKKPSGDERYNQFHIRRFEALLQTGKSPTCELLFDWGTTNCTVGDLVDLLIQNEFFAPASLLLPDAIPKTVNTLPPKETVTVQQKQMPPYGKDRTSVIPDQNHEQKYMPPDSSSPENRSLEISDTRFHNFSFYELKDVTNNFDERPVSVGGNKMGEGGFGVVYKGLVNNRTVAVKKLAAMVDISTEELKQQFDQEIKVMANANILLDEDFTAKISDFGLARASEKFAQTVMTSRIVGTTAYMAPEALRGEITPKSDIYSFGVVLLEIITGLPAVDEHREPQLLLDIKEEIEDEEKTIEDYIDKKMNDIDCTSIETVYSVASQCLHEKKNKRPDIKKVQQLLQETTA, encoded by the exons ATGAGCAAACCCATAACAGCATCAACATATGTGCGCTGCCTCAATGTTGGACTAATTAGGAAGCTGTCAGATTTTATTGATCCCCAAGAAGGATGGAAGAAGTTAGCAGTAGCTATTAAAAAACCATCTGGTGATGAGAGATACAACCAGTTTCACATAAG GAGATTTGAAGCCTTACTTCAAACTGGAAAAAGTCCCACTTGTGAATTACTGTTTGACTGGGGCACCACAAATTGCACAGTTGGTGATCTTGTGGATCTTTTGATACAGAATGAGTTTTTTGCCCCTGCAAGTCTTTTGCTACCAG ATGCTATTCCCAAAACAGTTAATACACTGCCTCCTAAAGAAACTGTAACCGTTCAGCAGAAACAGATGCCACCCTATGGCAAAGACAGGACATCTGTGATACCTGATCAGAATCATGAACAGAAGTATATGCCACCGGACTCCTCAAGTCCAGAGAATAGAAGTTTAGAAATTAGTGATACAC GTTttcacaatttttcattttatgaattgAAGGATGTCACGAATAACTTTGATGAGCGGCCCGTCTCTGTCGGTGGTAACAAAATGGGAGAAGGAGGATTTGGGGTTGTGTATAAAGGCCTTGTGAACAACAGGACCGTAGCAGTGAAGAAGCTTGCAGCG atggtTGACATTAGCACAGAAGAACTGAAACAACAGTTTgatcaagaaataaaagtaatggCAAA TGCAAATATCTTACTAGATGAAGACTTTACAGCCAAAATATCTGACTTTGGGCTTGCACGGGCTTCTGAGAAATTTGCCCAGACAGTCATGACCAGCAGAATCGTAGGGACAACAGCTTACATGGCACCTGAAGCTTTGCGGGGAGAAATAACGCCCAAATCTGACATCTACAGCTTTGGTGTG GTTTTGTTGGAAATAATAACTGGACTTCCAGCTGTGGATGAACACCGTGAACCTCAGTTATTG ctagatattaaagaagaaattgaagatgaggAAAAGACCATTGAAGATTACATTGATAAGAAGATGAATGACATTGACTGCACTTCCATTGAAACTGTGTACTCTGTTGCCAGTCAGTGTttgcatgaaaagaaaaacaagagaccCGACATTAAGAAG gttCAACAGCTGCTGCAGGAAACAACAGCTTAA